The Flaviflexus equikiangi genome contains the following window.
AGCGTATGGCTGGGGCCGTTTCCGAACTCCTGGCTGACCCCGCGCAGCTCAAACGCCGCGGCCTGATGGCCTGGCACGACAGCATTCTCTTCGTTAGCGCTCATGAGTTTTTTCCTCAGCCGGTTCTGTCGCTTGAACGCCGTCGGGCTTTGCGAAGCTGACGTGGCGTGCGGCCTCGATCAGGCGCGCCGTGTACGGATCCCCCGGATTCGTCAGAGCGCGATGGACGGTTGTTCGTTCCACCACTCGCCCGTCCTTCATCACCACGAGGTCCTCCGAGACCTGGGCAATGACAGGGAGGTCGTGCGTGATGAAGACGAGGGTGCTGCCGGTTTCTGTGATGAGTTCGGACAGGAGGGACAGAATATCCGCCTGCACGGTCACGTCGAGTGCGGTGGTCGGTTCGTCGGCGATCAGGACGTCCGGTTCACAGCCGAGAGCCATCGCGATAGCGACACGCTGACGCTGCCCACCGGAGAGCTGCCACGGATAAGAATTCGCCACACGATCGTTCAACGCCACCTGGCGCAGAAGTTCACCCGCCCTGGCTCGTGATGCTTGCCTGGATACCTTGTGATGGAGGCGAATGGGCCCAGCGATCTGCTCGCCGACCTTCATGAGAGGATCGAGAGACGTCAGAGGCTCCTGAAAGATCATGGCGATCCTCGAGCCACGAAAACGGCGCTTCTCCCGCTCGGACAGAGAGAGGAGTTCGCGGCCGTCGAGCATGACAGAGCCGGACGCCGTCAAGCCGTCCGGCAGCAGGCCGAGGATGGCGAGCGAGGTGAGAGACTTACCCGAACCGGATTCGCCGATGATGCCGAGGCGTCCCCCGGTCTCCACCTCCCATGAGCAGCCGGAAAGAAGGGGCTTCCCCTGCTCCGTGGTGATCGATAGGTCAGTTACTGACAGAGTCATGTGCCCGTCCTCAATGTGGGATCCGTGTAATCCCGAATACCGTCTCCGAGAAGATTCAGTCCAAGGACGGTCCAGGCGATTGCCAAGCCGGGTGCTACCGCCGCCCAGGGCTGGACCAGCACCGTCGATTGGGCCTCTTGCAGCATGCGCCCCCAGCTCGCTGCCGGCGGCGGTGCTCCCAACCCCAGATAGGATAGGGATGCTTCGGCGAGAATAGCGGCGCCTGCCAGCAGCATGAGCTGGACGATCAGCATCGGCATGATGCCGGGCAGTACGTGGATGCGGATGATCCCGAACCAGCCTGTTCCGCTGACACGGGCAGCCATGACATAGTCCTCGCGCAGCACACGGGCCGCGTTGACGCGAGTGACGCGCGCGATCACGGCAGAGCCCGCGATACCGATCGCGAGAATCGCGGAGCTCAGCGAGGCTCCCCGGACCGTCACGATCAGCATCGCGAGAAGCAGAGTGGGAAAGGCAATCATGACGTCGATGAGCTTCGAGATCCCAGCATCGACGAACCGACCCGATAATGCCGCAAGTATGCCGAGAATGAGTCCCAGCGATCCGGCCAGCGCCGCTGTCGTCACCGCAACGATCACCGCTGACGTGAAACCCGCCATGAGTTGGCTGAAGAGGTCGCGGCCAAGCCTGTCCGTCCCGATCCAGAACTCTGAGGACGGGCCTGAGAGCCTGCCTCCTGCACCGACAACATCGAGCGAATAGGGAGTCCACAGGGCCGCAATCGCCCCGATGATGGCGACCGTGCCGACCATGACGAGACCCATGATGAACGTTGGAGGGAGGCCCCGGAGCCGCTGGTTCCGTGTCCGGTTCGCGGGTTCGCGAGATTCGTTCACCGCTGTCGTCACGCCCTGTGATGGAGAGACTGACTGCATCATGCACCCACCTGACTCTTCGATACTCGCAGGCGTCTGCGACGACCGTGCGGAACGCGCAGACGCGGATCCAACCACTGCTGCAGGATCTCGACGAGGGCGTTGATGATCAGGACAACCGCGGTCAGCAGCAGGACAAGGTTCTGGATGATCGGCAGGTCCCTCGACGTGACGGAGGAAAGAAGCAGCTGGCCCAGTCCCCCGAGACCGAACACGTTCTCGACCACGACAGCCCCGAGGAGCGAGGTCCCGAGTTCGATGCCCAAGATCGCGACGACCGGCACGGCGGCGTTTCGCAGTCCGTGGCGCAGCAGCGCCCTGGACTGGGAGTACCCAAGCGACTGGGCGGTGCGCATGTAGTCGGTCTCCAGCACGTCCAGCACTGAGGAGCGAACATATCTGACCATGACGGCGGACATGGCGATAGCTATCGTCAATGCCGGCAGGATGAGCGCACGCAGGGCCTCTCCCGGATCATCCCAGCCCTGTCTCGGGAACGTGCCTGCCGGCAGCCATCCGAGCTGGAGAGAGAAGATGGATATCAGGAGGATTCCAACCCAGAAGATCGGAACAGCCACACCCACCTGGGAGGCTGCCGACACGAAGGCACCGAGCGCAGACGTGCGCTTCGTGGCCGACACAATGCCGAGCGGAAGCGACACGAGGACAGCGATCGTGAATGCCATGAGGCTGAGAGGAACAGTGATCGACGCGCGCTGTATCACCAGCTCACCGAAGCTGCTGCCGGAGATCAGCGAGACGCTCGAGCCGGTCACGAAGTCCTTGAGCCATTGCGCGTATTGGACGACGAGGGGCTCATTCGCTCCCAGTTCATCGCGCAGCTGGTCCAGCTGTTCCTCGGTCGTTCCGACGCCGAGCAGCGTTGCCGAAGCATCTCCCGGAAGCATCCTCAGCACGAAGAAGATGATGACGGACGCGAGGAAGAGCGAAATCACCAACGAGAGCAGTGTTCCTGCTGCGACTCTCAACCCGTCCACCACGGAAGAACTCTTCCTCGCGTCCGCCCTCATCACTCAGCCTTCTTTGACCAGGTTGCCCACGTAGAACGGTTCGGCGTTCTTGCTGGCGGAGAACCCGCTCACGCTGGCGTCGGCGATACGGATCTGCGGCGCCATGAACAGCCAGGCCGAGGGTGCTTCGTGAGCGATGATGTCCGACAGTGAGTGAATGAGCTCGACCTGTTCCTCTTCGCTCGCCGCGCTGTCGGCCTGCACCGCGAGTTCCTGCACCTGCGCATTGTCGTACTGCCAGTAGAAGTCAGGATTCGCGTACCACAGCACATCGCGCGGATTGTTGTGGTTCATGAGGGTCGTCTCGTAATCCTTGTTCGTGTAGACATCCTCATACCAGGCGCTGTCGTCGACAGGCACAAGATTGAGGGTGACGCCGATGTCCGCAAGGTTGGCGCGGAGCTGCTGGACGATGATCTCTTCCGTTCCACCTGCCACGTAGGTGATGTCGGTGGTCAATCCGCTCGCCCCGGCTTCTTCGAGCAGAGCCTTCGCCTCTTCCGGGTCGTAGGCGTGGATGTCGGCGAAGGACGCATCGAACCAGGGCTCGGAGACGGGCGGCATGGAGCCGATCACTTCACCGTATTCGCCCCACACGGCGGTGAGAAGCGCTTCCCTATCGATCGCCTTGTACAGGGCCTGGCGTACGCGTTCGTCGGTGAACGGCTCTTCCTTGTTGTTGAAGGTCCACACCCACTTCTTGATCGAGTCGCCCTCTGTCACGACAAAGTCCGGATTGGACTCGAAGGTGGCCAGCTGGTCGGGGCTCTCCTGGTGGATCACAAGATCGACTGCACCGGTCTGCAACGCGTTGTTGAGCGCTGTCTCGTCGGTGAAGAACTGGAATGTGATGACGGGAGTCTTCGCGGGTTCACCCCAGTAGTCATCGTTGAGAACCATCGTCAAGTGGTCACCCTGCACCCATTCGTCGAGGACGTAGGGACCGGTGCCGTTCTCGGAGTTGTTCTCTTTATCCCCATCTTTGACAATCGTCACGGAGGCGAGGAAGAAGGGAAGGGAGGCGCTGGCATGATCCAGGTGCATGACAACCGTACGATCGTCTGGGGTTTCGATCTCCTGAATAACTCGAAGATCCGAGGCGCGGGCAGAGAGCGAGTTCGGACCGATTGCTTCGTTCACAGACCAGGCGACGTCTGCCGACGTCAGAGGTGTTCCGTCGTGGAACAGGACGTCGCGTTGAAGGGTGAACGTGTACGTCAACCCATCCTCAGAGACCTCGATGGTCTCGGCAAGCGTATTCTCTACCTTGCCCTCATCGTTGATCGAGGTGAGACCTTCGAAAACGTTGCGTGTCAGGGCCTCTGATATTCCCGAGGACCCGCCGACGTTGCGTTCGAGTGTGGTCGGCTCGTTGGTCGAGCCGACGATCACTTCGTCGGCGATCTGTCCCGTCGATGTTTCTTCGTTCGGGGACGCGTCGTCGTTCGATGCGTTCGAGCATGCGCCGAGAACGAGCGCTGCCGACACGAAGAGGGCTGTTGCTACTGAGGCTTTACGTGGGTTGTGTGATGATCGGCGAAATCTCATGGACGCCATTCCTGTCTACTGCGGCTTATCTGCCAAAACTTCAAGATTGTCTGGTGGCTTGATATGCGTCGCCATGACGCGTGGGGCTACTGCTTGTCGTGTGCTTGACTTCCCTCGAGCGGGATCGTGTCGGTCTTCAGGTTCGCTCATGACCAGATTGCCGTACCACCGGCGTCATTCGCGTCGCTTCCAGCAGAAGTGGTGGCGGAATTACGGGGTGAAGGGCGAGCTGGGCGGAAAGCCTGAACAGCCGGGCACGGCTGGCTCGACCAGCGCGTGCGTGTCAAGTGGCGGGGAGCAGGCCCCTAACAACACTCGAGCGGACAGGAACAACCCATAGCGTCGTTGACGCATACGAACGGAGCTAAGGCGTCGTGTCGGGTCATGGTGTTCATGGATGGGACAATATCACGGCCGATAGAGCATGTGGGAAGCCCCCGCTCGATTTTGAGACGGCAACAACACTGAACGGCGGTCTTTGTTCATGAGAATCCGCTAGATCCGCCGGTCGCGACCAAGCGCTGGTCTCGGTCATCAGGATTACCTCGCGGCGGATCCTGGCAGGCCCCTTCGAACGGCGCTTCTGCGGAGGTGACGGGCCCTCGTCCTTAAAGCCGCCTGGCGAGAGTGATATCGCGGATGCAGCGCTCGACCGCATAGGCGGGATCCTTCGCCTCTCCACGGAAACCCTTGACGTCACTATCGGCTTTGGCGATCGCGGTGATAGCGGCGGCTAGCCCAGCATCCGACCAGGTCCGCAGCTCCATGCGGGCATTCTTGATCTGATTCGGGCTGCCCTGGACCGTGACCGACTGCCCATTCTTCCCCATCGACGCAGAGACAGTCGCGAGTTGGCGGAACTTCCAGGCAAGCGCTGCGACGACGAGAACCTCGGGCGTCCCTGTCGCTAGCGCCTGCCGGAGCAGCTGGAGGGCGCGGCCAGCATTCCCTGCCACCGCAGCGTCTGCGATATCGAAGCCTGACGATTCGACCCTGCCGCCGAAGTACTTCTTCACGATCGGGCCCGTGATCGTGCCGTCGACATCGCTGAACAGCTGGTTGAGCGCCGCTGACATCTCCCGAACGTTCGATCCCATGCTTTGGACGAGGGCCTGGTATGCATCGTCGGTCACTGCCCGCTGTGCGCGTCGAGCATCGCCCTTGAGGAGGCCGATCTTGTCAGAATCCCATTTCAGTTCGTCGATGGTGACGACGGGGAAACCTGCCTGCGCGGCGGAGGTGAACAGTTTCGGGCCCTTGTTTCCGCCATTGCGGATAGCGATGAGGTACAGATCAGGGCTCGGATTGGCGATCAGCTCGAGCAGGTCCCGAAGGAAGTCGTCAGTCGCGTTCTCGACCCCGCTGGCACGCACGATCTTTGCCCCACCGAACAGGGATGGACTGGCGAGAAGCGCGATCTCTCCGGCTGTGTAGGCACCCGCATCGATCGTTGAGACGTCGATCTCGGGATCCTGCGCACGGGCCTGCGAAAGAAGCCGCTCCCACGCACGGTCGGCAAGCACCTCCTCTTTCGATTTGATGAGAACAATCGGCGCCAGGTCCACTCGATCCCACGTCGTCTCGCTACCGCGTTTGTGTGCCATGGTTCTAGTATCCCACGCCTGCCGGCACCTCTTCTGACCCGTCGATATGAAGGACGATATCGCCCTCGGCCGTCGCGAGAATCGCCCCGAAAGCCGCATACAGGTCGATGGTCGAAGGGGCGGGATGTCCGTAGGTGTTGTCCCCGTATGACAGAAGTGCGGTCGCTGCGCCGACAGACTGTGCGAACGACTCATCTTGGTTCGGCGATCCGTGATGGGGAATGAGCACGATGTCGGCCGCGATGTCGCGCCGTGCCAGCATCTGCTGCGTCTCTCGTTCGATGTCTCCCGTCACAAGGAGCGTCTGCCCGACGTTCGCGCGCACGACGAGCGACTGGTTGTTCTCGCATGATTCGTCGTAGCACGGGACGTGGCGATCGGGCCATAGCGTGTCGACCCCGAACTCGCTGTCACCGGCCGATCGTTCGATGATCGGCACCGTCACGCCCAACTGGGCCACAGGGTCTGTCATGCCGGGACCCACCCAGACTTCGGCGACGCCGTGACGCAGGGCGCCGTCCAGGTTCCCGGCATGATCGGCATGCAGGTGCGTGAGAATGAGAACGTCGACTCGTGCTCGCGCCCGTTGGAGACAGTCCTCCAATCGCCCCTCAGACGGCCCCGTGTCGACGAGAAAGATGCGCCCGTCGAGGCGGAAAAGTGTCGCGGCGCCTTGTCCGACGTCGCATTGGATGACAGACCATTCCCCCATTGCCGGGGAGACAAGCCTGGCGGCCGCAACCCCCACTGCGGCCGCCGCGATCCAAAGCCGACGGACTCCCCGCGAGACGATCAGCCACGACGAGAAGAGGATGGCGGCATACAAGGCCAGGACGAGACGCCCGTCGATACCGGAGCCGGGCCATTGCGACACGCTCCCCGCCACGATATCGATCCATGACACGCATCTCGCCGCCAGCCAGGCGAGAATCGGTCCGGCGGGCGTCCCTGCCAGAAGAAGCGCGCATAGGGCAAAGACTGTCCCTGCGGGAACCACGGGGGCAACGAGCGCGTTGGCAAGTGCTGACCAGACGGATGCGGTGTCGGTGAGGAGGAGGATGATCGGGGCACACGCCACGTGTGCGACAAGGGGCACCGCGAGAAGGTTCGCTCCCGGAATCGTCACGAGCGGAGCAAGAAGTCCGGCCGCTGGCCGCGCCCAGGCGATGATGGCGGCTGTCGACACGACGGAGAGAACGAAGCCGTAGGCGAGAGCGAGCGTCGGCTCGAGTGCGAGGAGGACGACGATCGAGACACCGAGGGCAGGCAGCGCACTGCTCGGGCGGCGCAGCCAGACTGCCCCGAGGACAACGACCCCCATGACTCCCGCCCTCATGACAGACGGCTGCGCCCCTGTCGCAACGATGAGGGAGAAGAGCACTCCACCGGCAACTGCTACCGACAGCAGTCTGCGCCTGCGTCCGACGAGTGCGAGAGCAATGGCGCACACCATCGATACGTGAGCGCCAGATACCGCAGTGAGATGAGTGAGGTTGACGGCGGCGAGCGCTTCCCCGCGGTCCTCGGGGATTCTCGAGTCGTCACCGATCGCTAGACCCGGGACCAGTCCCTGCACCTGGGGTGTTTCGTCGGCCAGATGGTCCATCATGTACGACGCCCTCACTGCGATCCAGCGGGACAGCGGACCTGCTGGTTCCACGACTGTTGCACGTCCGATCACGGTGGCCCACGCGATCTCTCGCGATGCTCTCCCCTGCGGTTCAAGACGTACATCCACAATGATGGTCTCGTCGAGATTGAGGCGCGAGAGCTCCTCGTCTCCGAGGAGCATGACGGACGCATGGGCGCGGGAGACCTGCCCCCGTCCCTCGACGGTCTCCACGCGCAACCTCCGCAGCACACGTTCCCCTGCCGGATTGGGATATGACGCGACAGTCCCCCGGATTGTTGCCGTTGCACGCGCGGAGGCAAGGTCGGCAAGAATGCCCGAACGAGCCGCATGGTCATGTGCGGCCGTCACACCGGCGGCGCATAGCATCGCCACGGCAACGACGAGGAGCGTGGGCATCCAGAATCGCAGCAGCCGTCCACGGTTGGCGTGGCCGAGCGCCATGCTCGTCACGAGGGTGGCGCCCGCCGCCGCGACGACAACGGTGACCACGAGCCCCATTCCTTCGAGCAGGGCAACGACTGTGGACAGCCACCATGCGGCGGCTGCGAGGAGGACCCTCAGGTCACCATGCGTCATAGTGTGACGCGATCTCGCAGTTCGGCGAACGTTGCGGGGCCGATGCCAGAGACTTCCATGAGCTCCTCGATGGAACTGAACTGCCCATTCGTGTCCCGCCAGTCGATGATTCTCTGCGCAAGAGTCGGGCCGATTCCGGGCAGGGTCTCGAGGTCGGCGGCACTGGCGGCGTTGAGACTGACCAGCCCACCCTCAGAAGACGACGGCTCGGAGAGGGAAGGGTCGGACAGGGACGGGTCGGACAGGGACGGGTCGGACAGGGACGGGTCGGGGGCCGGGAGGTCGTCTCCTGGTGCGGGCACGATGATGTGCTCCCCATCGTTGAGGACACGCGCGAGGTTGAGTGCGTTCTGGTCTGCCTCGGCGGTCATGCCGCCCGCACGATCGACAGCTCCTGCGACGCGCGAGCCCGCGGGGAGCTCGACGAGACCTGGGGTGTTGACGTGGCCCGACACGTAGACGGTCACCGTTGTGGCCGGTGGGGGTGATGCAGGCTCGGAGTTCTCCGATGTCTGTTCCGGCGCCTCCTGAGTGGAGGCGGGTGCTGGTGTCGTTTCTGGCGGGCTGTCTGAGGTGACAGATGCTTGCAGCGCATGCACTTCCACGGGGCGCGACAGCGTCCATCCCACGACGAGCCCGCACAGCACTGCCAGCGTGAGGATAACGATCGCGGCCGCCCGGCTATCGAATGCTAGCCGCCTCGTCCTGTCGGCGCGCTCCGGGGGCGCCATGACGTCTTCTCCGGTACCGATCCGGTAAGCGGTCCGCACAAGATTCTGAGTCTTCATGCGCCTAGAATCGGCTAGATCCCGCCTGCTCACATCCACGGAGAAGCTCAGGGGGATGAGGCCGCCGTGCACAGGACGCGGAACTCAGCCCGCGTGACCTCATGGTCGTTCGTGACCGTGGGATGCTGGACGGGTGAGCTCCGCGCCCGACATTCGACTCGACGGCACGTGTGCGGGCGAGACGTCGACTGCCGGAGGCTAGGACATCAGGCGTAGACGAGCGTCGCTGTCATCGACCGCGTTGCGCCGGGTGCGAGACCGATCGATGCTGACGCGTCCGCACGGTTCACGGCGTCCGGGACGTGCGAGTAGGGTTCGAGCGCGACTGCTTCGCGGGCTCCGCGGTCGAGGCCGTCGGCCGTCCACACCACGACAACGGGCGCGGCTGCGGGCTCTTGGACGAGCGAGATCGTCCGCCCCGAGAGGGGATTCTTCAGAGTTGTCCGAACAACTCCCTCATCGTTGGGAACGAGGCCCATGTAGGCAATATCGAGAGACTGGCGGCCGATACGATCCATGGCGACGGGAGCGAGGATGCCCGCGTATGCCGACTCTCCGGGAAGCGGGATGAGATCCTGCGAGGTCGATACCTTCTTCCTGGCAGGGATCGTCAGACCCAGATCGGTGATCTTTCCGCCGCCGGGGAACCGGACGAGTGGATGCCAGCCGAGACCCGCCGGGGCGGCCTCCGCGGAGAGGTTCGTCAACGAGATATCGATCGACAGATGCGATGTCCTGCCATCGCCCTCGCCAAGCGCATAGACGACGTCGACCGCGAAGGACCACGGCCATTCCTCATTCGCCTCGTGTTCGCCCCGCAGCTGGAGCGTTGAGCCCGTCGAGACGCGCACGAAGTCGAGAGACGAGACGAACCCGTGCCGGGCGTGGCCGTCCGACGCGACGGGGAGGGTGATCTTG
Protein-coding sequences here:
- a CDS encoding ABC transporter ATP-binding protein, with product MTLSVTDLSITTEQGKPLLSGCSWEVETGGRLGIIGESGSGKSLTSLAILGLLPDGLTASGSVMLDGRELLSLSEREKRRFRGSRIAMIFQEPLTSLDPLMKVGEQIAGPIRLHHKVSRQASRARAGELLRQVALNDRVANSYPWQLSGGQRQRVAIAMALGCEPDVLIADEPTTALDVTVQADILSLLSELITETGSTLVFITHDLPVIAQVSEDLVVMKDGRVVERTTVHRALTNPGDPYTARLIEAARHVSFAKPDGVQATEPAEEKTHER
- a CDS encoding ABC transporter permease, producing MMQSVSPSQGVTTAVNESREPANRTRNQRLRGLPPTFIMGLVMVGTVAIIGAIAALWTPYSLDVVGAGGRLSGPSSEFWIGTDRLGRDLFSQLMAGFTSAVIVAVTTAALAGSLGLILGILAALSGRFVDAGISKLIDVMIAFPTLLLAMLIVTVRGASLSSAILAIGIAGSAVIARVTRVNAARVLREDYVMAARVSGTGWFGIIRIHVLPGIMPMLIVQLMLLAGAAILAEASLSYLGLGAPPPAASWGRMLQEAQSTVLVQPWAAVAPGLAIAWTVLGLNLLGDGIRDYTDPTLRTGT
- a CDS encoding ABC transporter permease, whose protein sequence is MISLFLASVIIFFVLRMLPGDASATLLGVGTTEEQLDQLRDELGANEPLVVQYAQWLKDFVTGSSVSLISGSSFGELVIQRASITVPLSLMAFTIAVLVSLPLGIVSATKRTSALGAFVSAASQVGVAVPIFWVGILLISIFSLQLGWLPAGTFPRQGWDDPGEALRALILPALTIAIAMSAVMVRYVRSSVLDVLETDYMRTAQSLGYSQSRALLRHGLRNAAVPVVAILGIELGTSLLGAVVVENVFGLGGLGQLLLSSVTSRDLPIIQNLVLLLTAVVLIINALVEILQQWLDPRLRVPHGRRRRLRVSKSQVGA
- a CDS encoding ABC transporter substrate-binding protein, which translates into the protein MSAALVLGACSNASNDDASPNEETSTGQIADEVIVGSTNEPTTLERNVGGSSGISEALTRNVFEGLTSINDEGKVENTLAETIEVSEDGLTYTFTLQRDVLFHDGTPLTSADVAWSVNEAIGPNSLSARASDLRVIQEIETPDDRTVVMHLDHASASLPFFLASVTIVKDGDKENNSENGTGPYVLDEWVQGDHLTMVLNDDYWGEPAKTPVITFQFFTDETALNNALQTGAVDLVIHQESPDQLATFESNPDFVVTEGDSIKKWVWTFNNKEEPFTDERVRQALYKAIDREALLTAVWGEYGEVIGSMPPVSEPWFDASFADIHAYDPEEAKALLEEAGASGLTTDITYVAGGTEEIIVQQLRANLADIGVTLNLVPVDDSAWYEDVYTNKDYETTLMNHNNPRDVLWYANPDFYWQYDNAQVQELAVQADSAASEEEQVELIHSLSDIIAHEAPSAWLFMAPQIRIADASVSGFSASKNAEPFYVGNLVKEG
- the holA gene encoding DNA polymerase III subunit delta: MAHKRGSETTWDRVDLAPIVLIKSKEEVLADRAWERLLSQARAQDPEIDVSTIDAGAYTAGEIALLASPSLFGGAKIVRASGVENATDDFLRDLLELIANPSPDLYLIAIRNGGNKGPKLFTSAAQAGFPVVTIDELKWDSDKIGLLKGDARRAQRAVTDDAYQALVQSMGSNVREMSAALNQLFSDVDGTITGPIVKKYFGGRVESSGFDIADAAVAGNAGRALQLLRQALATGTPEVLVVAALAWKFRQLATVSASMGKNGQSVTVQGSPNQIKNARMELRTWSDAGLAAAITAIAKADSDVKGFRGEAKDPAYAVERCIRDITLARRL
- a CDS encoding ComEC/Rec2 family competence protein, whose amino-acid sequence is MTHGDLRVLLAAAAWWLSTVVALLEGMGLVVTVVVAAAGATLVTSMALGHANRGRLLRFWMPTLLVVAVAMLCAAGVTAAHDHAARSGILADLASARATATIRGTVASYPNPAGERVLRRLRVETVEGRGQVSRAHASVMLLGDEELSRLNLDETIIVDVRLEPQGRASREIAWATVIGRATVVEPAGPLSRWIAVRASYMMDHLADETPQVQGLVPGLAIGDDSRIPEDRGEALAAVNLTHLTAVSGAHVSMVCAIALALVGRRRRLLSVAVAGGVLFSLIVATGAQPSVMRAGVMGVVVLGAVWLRRPSSALPALGVSIVVLLALEPTLALAYGFVLSVVSTAAIIAWARPAAGLLAPLVTIPGANLLAVPLVAHVACAPIILLLTDTASVWSALANALVAPVVPAGTVFALCALLLAGTPAGPILAWLAARCVSWIDIVAGSVSQWPGSGIDGRLVLALYAAILFSSWLIVSRGVRRLWIAAAAVGVAAARLVSPAMGEWSVIQCDVGQGAATLFRLDGRIFLVDTGPSEGRLEDCLQRARARVDVLILTHLHADHAGNLDGALRHGVAEVWVGPGMTDPVAQLGVTVPIIERSAGDSEFGVDTLWPDRHVPCYDESCENNQSLVVRANVGQTLLVTGDIERETQQMLARRDIAADIVLIPHHGSPNQDESFAQSVGAATALLSYGDNTYGHPAPSTIDLYAAFGAILATAEGDIVLHIDGSEEVPAGVGY
- a CDS encoding helix-hairpin-helix domain-containing protein, which codes for MKTQNLVRTAYRIGTGEDVMAPPERADRTRRLAFDSRAAAIVILTLAVLCGLVVGWTLSRPVEVHALQASVTSDSPPETTPAPASTQEAPEQTSENSEPASPPPATTVTVYVSGHVNTPGLVELPAGSRVAGAVDRAGGMTAEADQNALNLARVLNDGEHIIVPAPGDDLPAPDPSLSDPSLSDPSLSDPSLSEPSSSEGGLVSLNAASAADLETLPGIGPTLAQRIIDWRDTNGQFSSIEELMEVSGIGPATFAELRDRVTL
- a CDS encoding aldose 1-epimerase; this translates as MDHGTVTEVTFGGTAWRIDQGGASAVVASRGATLISWDPGVGESIIDGYESPEELAQGNGSRSRILAPYPGRVNRGTFTWNGRKITLPVASDGHARHGFVSSLDFVRVSTGSTLQLRGEHEANEEWPWSFAVDVVYALGEGDGRTSHLSIDISLTNLSAEAAPAGLGWHPLVRFPGGGKITDLGLTIPARKKVSTSQDLIPLPGESAYAGILAPVAMDRIGRQSLDIAYMGLVPNDEGVVRTTLKNPLSGRTISLVQEPAAAPVVVVWTADGLDRGAREAVALEPYSHVPDAVNRADASASIGLAPGATRSMTATLVYA